Proteins found in one Solitalea lacus genomic segment:
- a CDS encoding aconitate hydratase, whose translation MAFDIEMIKKVYERMPARVEAARKLVGRPLTLTEKILYSHLWDGTAATTFERGKSYVDFAPDRVAMQDATAQMALLQFMQAGRPKVAVPSTVHCDHLITAKVGSAEDLHTAEVSNKEVYDFLSSVSNKYGIGFWKPGAGIIHQVVLENYAFPGGMMIGTDSHTVNAGGLGMIAIGVGGADACDVMAGLPWELKFPKLIGVKLTGKLSGWTAPKDVILKVAGILTVKGGTGCIVEYFGEGVTSMSCTGKGTIANMGAEIGATTSTFGYDESMERYLRSTGRADVADLANGIKEHLTADAEVYANPEKYFDQIVEINLDELEPHLNGPFTPDLATPISKMKEEAEKHGWPTKIEVGLIGSCTNSSYEDISRAASLAKQVAAKNLKTKAEFTITPGSEQVRYTIERDGFLDTFDKIGAKVFANACGPCIGMWARVGAEKAEKNTIVHSFNRNFAKRADGNPNTFAFVGSPELVTALAIAGDLTFNPSTDYLTNENGEKVKLDAPTGDELPVKGFAVEDAGYQAPAEDGSSLQVAVSPTSDRLQLLDPFAAWEGTDLKGLKLLIKAKGKCTTDHISMAGPWLKYRGHLDNISNNMLIGAVNYFNEKTDNVKNQLTGEYGAVPATQRAYKAAGIGSIVVGDENYGEGSSREHAAMEPRHLGVRVVLTKSFARIHETNLKKQGMLGLTFASPSDYDKIQENDTIDILGLTEFVPGKQLTIVLHHADGTTEQFPVNHTYNEQQIEWFKAGGALNIIRKQAAK comes from the coding sequence ATGGCGTTTGACATAGAAATGATTAAGAAGGTTTATGAGCGCATGCCAGCCCGTGTAGAGGCTGCCCGTAAGCTCGTAGGCCGTCCGTTAACTCTTACTGAAAAAATTCTTTATTCACACTTATGGGATGGCACTGCTGCTACCACTTTTGAGCGTGGCAAATCATACGTTGATTTCGCCCCTGACCGTGTAGCTATGCAGGATGCAACCGCTCAGATGGCATTGTTGCAATTTATGCAGGCCGGCCGTCCTAAAGTTGCAGTACCGTCAACTGTACATTGCGATCACTTAATTACTGCAAAAGTAGGTTCGGCAGAGGATTTACATACTGCTGAAGTGTCAAATAAAGAGGTTTACGACTTCTTATCATCTGTTTCTAACAAATATGGCATTGGTTTCTGGAAACCAGGTGCAGGTATCATTCACCAGGTGGTTTTAGAAAACTATGCATTTCCTGGTGGTATGATGATCGGTACCGACTCACACACAGTAAACGCTGGCGGTTTAGGTATGATTGCTATTGGAGTTGGAGGCGCTGATGCTTGTGACGTAATGGCCGGTTTACCATGGGAACTTAAATTCCCTAAATTGATAGGCGTTAAATTAACCGGTAAGCTAAGTGGCTGGACAGCTCCTAAGGATGTTATCCTAAAGGTTGCAGGCATATTAACTGTAAAGGGCGGAACTGGCTGCATCGTTGAATACTTTGGCGAAGGTGTAACCTCTATGTCTTGTACCGGAAAAGGCACCATTGCAAACATGGGCGCTGAAATCGGTGCTACCACTTCAACATTTGGCTATGATGAGTCTATGGAGCGTTACTTACGTTCAACCGGCCGCGCTGATGTTGCAGACTTAGCCAACGGAATTAAAGAACACTTAACTGCCGATGCAGAAGTGTATGCTAATCCTGAAAAATACTTCGATCAAATAGTCGAAATCAATTTAGATGAATTGGAACCGCACTTAAACGGTCCATTCACTCCAGACTTAGCTACTCCTATTTCAAAGATGAAAGAAGAAGCTGAGAAGCATGGCTGGCCAACCAAAATTGAAGTTGGTTTGATCGGTTCATGTACTAACTCTTCTTATGAAGATATTTCTCGTGCGGCATCATTAGCTAAACAAGTTGCTGCTAAAAATCTTAAAACCAAAGCTGAGTTTACCATTACTCCTGGTTCTGAGCAAGTACGTTATACCATTGAGCGTGATGGCTTCTTAGATACTTTCGATAAAATTGGCGCAAAAGTATTTGCCAATGCTTGTGGTCCTTGTATTGGTATGTGGGCACGTGTAGGAGCTGAGAAGGCTGAAAAGAACACTATCGTACACTCTTTCAACCGTAACTTTGCTAAACGCGCCGATGGCAACCCGAATACCTTTGCATTTGTAGGTTCTCCTGAACTGGTTACAGCGTTGGCTATTGCCGGAGATCTTACTTTCAATCCATCTACAGATTATTTGACTAATGAAAATGGTGAGAAAGTAAAATTAGATGCTCCTACAGGCGATGAATTACCAGTAAAAGGTTTTGCTGTTGAAGATGCCGGTTATCAGGCACCAGCAGAAGACGGCAGCAGTTTACAAGTAGCGGTATCTCCTACTTCTGACCGTTTACAACTGTTGGATCCATTTGCAGCCTGGGAAGGCACCGACCTTAAAGGCTTAAAGCTTTTGATCAAAGCAAAAGGAAAATGTACCACTGACCATATTTCAATGGCAGGTCCATGGTTGAAATATCGTGGCCACTTGGATAACATTTCAAATAACATGTTAATTGGTGCAGTTAACTATTTCAACGAAAAAACTGACAACGTTAAAAACCAGTTAACAGGTGAATACGGTGCGGTTCCGGCTACTCAGCGTGCGTATAAAGCTGCTGGCATCGGTTCAATTGTTGTTGGTGATGAAAACTATGGTGAAGGTTCATCGCGTGAACACGCTGCTATGGAACCTCGTCACTTAGGTGTTCGTGTGGTATTAACGAAATCTTTTGCTCGTATCCACGAAACTAACCTGAAAAAACAAGGAATGTTAGGCTTAACGTTTGCCAGTCCTAGTGATTATGATAAGATCCAGGAAAATGATACTATCGACATTCTTGGCTTAACAGAGTTTGTTCCAGGCAAACAATTAACCATTGTTTTACACCATGCAGATGGCACAACAGAACAGTTCCCTGTAAACCATACGTACAATGAACAACAAATTGAATGGTTTAAGGCTGGTGGTGCGTTGAATATCATCCGTAAACAAGCTGCTAAATAA
- a CDS encoding putative porin: MKNFIRLFFACLLFPVLTNAQIVNPNDPSRPPFGRQDTVKKTPEQGEGGLKDFYSRKDSVKKFYAKSIRFAEPRQFDLDTIAYSRLDTSITDYQNYSLFYSNNNYYLNVGNLGLASKNMYQQFGSKLGFATGQSALSLYEFKPERVNYYRVYSPYTEVTWVSGFGSESLIDFIHTQNIKPNLNIGFQYSSIGSEGYYPRQRPKHNLFSAWSWYQSRNLKYNILGNVIFNSLKAPENGGLSNDSIFTVPTNKQHEFESIYLNDALTTWNNSSVYLKQSYVIGARDTNAVTQAKVFKSPFSKITNSIQFDQREYKFDYNYVPYNESSLQGDVLTPSQYFSHIYIDSLQARDRVKEKRFRTDLDISLFGRGRNERFNLGGGIAFESVNYNQHALDSVFSNNTQTGFQDSVYLSKSINNALLKGRVGFSLAANIDLDIRGQYVFAGFNSGDVLLDGTATVSLSEKVGKIILKAVIQNSETPTIYNQYSSNFHRWSNSFSKINSNLLSFTYSNSVTRTRLSAQYNLINNYAYFGKVGNEIIPQQSGKLINILRLSADQLFKFGMFRLASHFTYQANNAQEIIPAPDFYTYQSFYYQNKLFKVLDFQIGFDARYYTKFKSMGYAPELGQFYVAEGTREVGNYPIVDVFLTAGLRRTRFLIKYDYWNQGLNKKGYYTVDKYAMPDAQFKFGLSWRFYD; encoded by the coding sequence TTGAAGAACTTTATACGCCTTTTTTTCGCTTGTTTATTGTTTCCGGTTTTAACTAATGCACAAATAGTTAATCCCAATGATCCTTCGCGCCCCCCATTTGGACGCCAAGACACAGTTAAAAAAACTCCCGAACAAGGAGAGGGTGGGCTAAAAGATTTTTATTCTCGGAAAGATTCTGTAAAGAAGTTTTACGCAAAGTCTATTCGTTTTGCTGAGCCTCGCCAGTTTGATTTAGATACTATTGCTTATTCACGCTTAGATACCTCTATTACTGATTACCAAAACTACAGTCTGTTTTACAGCAATAATAACTATTATCTTAATGTAGGTAATTTAGGGTTGGCCAGCAAAAACATGTATCAGCAGTTTGGTAGTAAACTTGGGTTTGCAACAGGACAAAGTGCATTGAGTTTATACGAATTCAAGCCTGAACGTGTGAATTATTACCGCGTGTACTCTCCTTATACCGAAGTAACCTGGGTCAGCGGATTTGGTAGTGAAAGCTTAATTGATTTTATTCATACTCAAAATATAAAACCCAACTTAAATATTGGTTTTCAGTATAGCTCAATTGGATCTGAGGGTTATTATCCCCGCCAGAGGCCAAAACATAACTTGTTTTCGGCATGGTCATGGTATCAGTCGCGCAATTTGAAATACAATATTTTAGGCAACGTTATTTTTAACAGTTTGAAGGCCCCGGAAAACGGAGGTTTGTCTAATGATAGTATTTTTACGGTACCTACAAATAAGCAGCACGAGTTTGAAAGCATTTATTTGAATGATGCCTTGACAACGTGGAACAATTCATCGGTTTATTTAAAACAATCATATGTAATTGGTGCCCGTGATACTAATGCAGTAACCCAGGCAAAAGTTTTTAAATCGCCTTTTTCAAAAATTACCAATTCAATTCAGTTTGATCAAAGGGAATATAAATTTGATTACAACTATGTTCCTTATAATGAATCCTCTTTGCAGGGAGATGTTTTAACGCCATCGCAATACTTTTCTCATATTTATATTGATTCATTACAAGCCAGGGATAGGGTAAAGGAGAAACGTTTCAGAACGGATCTGGATATCAGTTTGTTTGGACGTGGTCGGAATGAACGTTTTAACCTGGGAGGAGGTATAGCATTTGAAAGTGTTAACTATAATCAGCATGCTCTTGATTCTGTCTTTTCTAATAATACGCAGACAGGATTCCAAGACTCAGTGTATTTAAGTAAATCCATTAACAATGCTCTGTTAAAAGGACGGGTTGGTTTTTCACTTGCAGCAAACATTGATCTTGATATTAGAGGTCAGTATGTATTTGCAGGTTTTAACTCCGGAGATGTGTTGTTAGATGGTACGGCAACAGTTTCTTTAAGCGAAAAAGTTGGTAAGATAATATTGAAAGCGGTTATTCAGAATTCGGAGACACCCACTATTTACAATCAGTACAGTTCAAACTTTCATAGGTGGTCCAATAGCTTTTCAAAAATAAACAGCAACTTGCTTTCGTTTACCTATTCTAATTCAGTTACCAGAACACGCTTGTCGGCTCAGTATAATCTTATTAATAACTACGCATATTTTGGTAAGGTTGGTAACGAAATAATACCTCAGCAAAGTGGAAAGTTGATAAATATTTTACGTCTATCGGCTGATCAGCTCTTCAAGTTTGGAATGTTCAGGTTGGCAAGTCATTTCACCTATCAGGCCAATAATGCACAGGAAATTATTCCTGCTCCGGATTTTTACACTTATCAGAGCTTCTATTATCAAAATAAATTATTCAAAGTTTTAGATTTCCAGATAGGGTTTGATGCTCGTTATTATACCAAGTTTAAATCTATGGGGTATGCTCCGGAACTTGGGCAGTTTTATGTCGCTGAGGGAACGCGTGAGGTTGGAAATTATCCGATTGTGGATGTGTTTTTGACAGCAGGCCTGCGCAGGACCCGATTCCTTATAAAATATGATTATTGGAATCAGGGCTTGAATAAAAAAGGTTATTATACCGTTGATAAGTATGCCATGCCAGACGCTCAGTTTAAGTTTGGATTGAGCTGGAGATTTTATGATTAG
- the rlmH gene encoding 23S rRNA (pseudouridine(1915)-N(3))-methyltransferase RlmH: MKITLIQLGKTEDSYLIEGIDKYEKRLKHYINFNIITIPALKNTKHFSAEEQKKKESDLIFKHLIPSDHVVLLDERGKDFSSVQFADQLNKYMNRAVQNLVFIIGGPYGFDKTVYERANEKISLSKMTFSHQMVRLFFVEQIYRAYTILKGEPYHHE; this comes from the coding sequence ATGAAAATAACGCTGATTCAACTTGGAAAGACAGAAGACAGTTACCTTATTGAGGGTATTGATAAATATGAGAAACGATTGAAACATTATATCAATTTTAACATTATCACAATTCCAGCATTGAAAAATACGAAACACTTCTCTGCTGAAGAGCAAAAAAAGAAAGAAAGTGATTTGATTTTCAAGCACCTAATTCCTAGTGACCATGTAGTGCTATTAGATGAAAGAGGTAAAGATTTTTCATCAGTTCAGTTTGCCGATCAACTTAACAAGTATATGAATAGGGCCGTACAAAACCTTGTTTTTATTATCGGAGGGCCATATGGTTTCGACAAAACCGTTTATGAAAGGGCAAATGAAAAGATCAGTTTATCCAAAATGACTTTTTCTCATCAAATGGTACGTTTGTTCTTTGTCGAGCAAATTTACAGAGCATATACCATTTTAAAAGGGGAGCCTTATCATCATGAATAA
- a CDS encoding peptidylprolyl isomerase: protein MVKAIIKTEKGDMKVEFFEKDAPKTVANFVKLAKEGFYDGVTFHRVIPNFVVQGGCPFSKDPATAFRAGTGGPGYHIDCELDGDNQYHDRGVLSMAHAGRNTGGSQFFICHSRTNTAHLDRNHTCFGKVVENVDMVDDIRQGDKILSIEIIEE, encoded by the coding sequence ATGGTTAAAGCAATAATTAAAACCGAAAAGGGTGATATGAAGGTGGAGTTTTTTGAGAAAGATGCTCCAAAAACTGTTGCCAACTTTGTAAAATTAGCCAAAGAAGGTTTCTATGACGGAGTAACATTCCACCGTGTTATTCCTAATTTCGTTGTTCAAGGGGGATGTCCATTCTCTAAAGATCCGGCTACGGCATTCCGTGCAGGTACAGGAGGTCCAGGCTACCATATTGATTGTGAATTAGATGGGGATAATCAATACCACGACCGTGGTGTGTTATCAATGGCGCACGCTGGCCGTAATACCGGTGGATCTCAATTCTTCATTTGCCACAGCAGAACCAATACCGCTCATTTAGATCGTAATCACACTTGTTTTGGTAAAGTGGTAGAGAATGTTGATATGGTGGATGATATTCGCCAAGGAGACAAAATTTTATCGATAGAAATAATTGAAGAATAA
- a CDS encoding AAA family ATPase has protein sequence MLLEFKVSNYRSIGEEQTISLIPAPKQKDHLQNIITKGRYQALNAISLYGPNGGGKSNILKAMSLLDRLVHVSARTSSTTRLPYDPFLLREGWEDKPTGFEISFVIEENRYRYGLEFTASEIKKEWLFRKSAGREVNLFERDGEIIDASSGYNGSKKIIDAAIEATRINALFLSTCDILNVEEAKSIMQWFRHFSMIDGLNTEFEEIKTVELWEEKDYREKIKQYLALLSLNIVDVDVATKDFEESELPDDMPKSMKSQLAKSLKGKQSYTVFAKHRMYDDNALPTNKTHSWKWEDRESSGAKKAFHLSGPILWALANGGVLIIDEIEAKLHPVMTLNTIDVFLDKKSNPNNAQLIFATHDTNLLSYSNLRRDQICFAEKNQWESTEIYSLSDFVYFGEKNGEFKSEKERPDTDKEKRYFEGRYGAIPALGNFQKFIRNTQWQSEEY, from the coding sequence ATGTTGCTTGAATTTAAAGTCTCCAACTATAGATCAATCGGCGAGGAGCAGACGATAAGTTTAATCCCTGCGCCAAAACAAAAAGACCATCTCCAAAACATTATCACAAAAGGGCGATACCAAGCGTTAAACGCTATATCACTTTATGGACCAAATGGTGGAGGTAAATCAAACATTTTAAAAGCCATGAGTCTTTTGGACAGATTGGTTCATGTTTCCGCCAGGACATCATCAACGACTCGCTTGCCATATGATCCTTTTCTTTTGCGGGAAGGTTGGGAAGACAAACCAACAGGATTTGAAATCTCTTTCGTCATTGAAGAAAACCGTTATCGTTATGGATTGGAGTTTACAGCAAGTGAAATTAAAAAAGAATGGTTGTTTCGCAAATCGGCAGGAAGAGAAGTTAATTTATTTGAACGCGATGGAGAAATTATTGATGCCAGTTCGGGTTATAATGGCTCAAAAAAAATTATTGATGCAGCGATTGAAGCAACAAGAATTAATGCATTGTTTCTTTCTACTTGTGACATTCTAAATGTTGAAGAAGCCAAAAGTATCATGCAATGGTTTAGACACTTTAGTATGATTGACGGACTTAATACTGAATTTGAAGAAATCAAAACAGTTGAACTTTGGGAAGAAAAGGATTACAGAGAAAAAATAAAGCAATACTTGGCATTATTAAGTTTAAATATCGTTGATGTAGACGTAGCAACAAAAGATTTTGAAGAATCTGAATTGCCAGACGACATGCCTAAGAGTATGAAGTCCCAATTAGCAAAGTCACTGAAAGGCAAACAGAGTTATACGGTTTTTGCAAAACATCGCATGTATGATGATAACGCTTTGCCAACAAACAAAACACATAGTTGGAAATGGGAAGATAGAGAATCATCGGGGGCAAAAAAGGCATTTCACTTAAGTGGACCTATCTTATGGGCATTGGCTAACGGTGGTGTTCTTATCATTGATGAAATTGAAGCCAAATTACATCCAGTTATGACTTTGAACACAATTGATGTATTCTTAGACAAAAAAAGTAATCCTAATAATGCACAATTGATTTTTGCAACTCATGATACAAACCTTTTAAGTTATTCAAATCTTAGACGCGACCAAATTTGTTTTGCAGAAAAAAATCAATGGGAAAGCACCGAAATATACTCTCTTTCTGACTTCGTTTATTTCGGAGAGAAAAATGGTGAGTTCAAATCAGAAAAAGAAAGACCTGACACTGATAAAGAAAAACGCTATTTTGAAGGTAGGTATGGTGCAATTCCAGCATTGGGTAATTTTCAAAAATTTATTCGTAATACCCAATGGCAAAGCGAGGAGTATTAA
- a CDS encoding DUF5606 domain-containing protein, producing MNLRGIVAVSGKPGLYKVIGQNKAGFVLESLDEAKNKTVINGNAKVAALQEITVYGQAEDLQLKEIIAKMGENLAGVPDAKADGKVLKDYFAVVAPDHDTERVYASDIKKIVSWVKILSALPLWNEADPDAEAASDEEVKAEETATPEEAPKKAKKTKKAE from the coding sequence ATGAACTTAAGAGGAATTGTTGCTGTTTCGGGAAAGCCCGGATTGTACAAGGTAATTGGGCAGAATAAGGCCGGTTTTGTACTAGAATCGTTAGACGAAGCAAAAAATAAAACCGTAATTAATGGTAATGCCAAGGTAGCTGCTTTGCAGGAAATTACTGTTTACGGACAAGCTGAAGATCTTCAGTTAAAAGAAATAATTGCTAAAATGGGCGAGAATCTTGCAGGTGTTCCTGATGCCAAGGCAGATGGAAAAGTATTGAAAGATTACTTTGCTGTAGTAGCACCTGATCATGATACTGAACGTGTTTACGCATCAGATATTAAGAAAATTGTAAGCTGGGTGAAAATTTTGTCGGCTTTGCCATTGTGGAATGAAGCGGATCCAGATGCTGAAGCTGCTTCTGATGAAGAGGTTAAAGCTGAGGAGACTGCTACCCCTGAAGAAGCTCCAAAGAAAGCTAAAAAAACAAAAAAAGCAGAGTAA
- a CDS encoding RloB family protein translates to MAKRGVLNKTKLKEREKRPIRWRKYPHLFLIVCEDGNTEPTYFRTFEKHIPEETIFLRAVGTGRSAKGVVEQAILERAKLAEEANKNVDEVWVVFDKDDAEKVPANTLRFVDAFKIAQEEKMRVAYSNEVFELWLLLHFSDVSSAKPIPRADIYLSLETAIKSFESHKLFVYEHGKAEIIDALIELGSETKAIERAEKLLAEQKSKLPIEANPSTTTHILVKRLRDLIDWYSYSPE, encoded by the coding sequence ATGGCAAAGCGAGGAGTATTAAATAAAACTAAACTTAAAGAAAGAGAGAAACGACCAATTCGTTGGCGAAAGTATCCTCATTTATTTCTCATAGTATGTGAAGACGGTAACACTGAACCAACTTACTTCCGAACATTTGAAAAGCATATTCCCGAAGAAACAATTTTTCTTAGAGCAGTTGGAACTGGTAGAAGTGCTAAGGGAGTTGTTGAACAAGCAATCCTTGAACGTGCAAAATTAGCAGAGGAAGCGAACAAAAATGTTGATGAAGTTTGGGTGGTATTTGATAAAGATGATGCAGAAAAAGTTCCTGCAAATACTCTTCGGTTTGTTGACGCATTTAAAATAGCACAAGAAGAAAAAATGAGAGTTGCTTATAGCAACGAAGTCTTTGAGTTGTGGTTATTGCTTCATTTTAGTGATGTAAGTTCAGCTAAACCAATTCCACGTGCTGATATTTATTTAAGTTTGGAAACAGCAATAAAATCTTTTGAATCTCATAAGCTGTTTGTTTACGAACATGGAAAAGCAGAAATAATAGATGCGCTTATTGAATTGGGAAGTGAAACAAAAGCAATTGAACGAGCAGAGAAACTTTTAGCCGAACAAAAAAGCAAACTACCTATCGAAGCTAACCCAAGCACGACAACACATATTTTAGTTAAGCGATTAAGAGATCTTATTGATTGGTATTCTTATTCACCAGAATGA
- a CDS encoding purine-nucleoside phosphorylase: MLDKLRTTVEHIEKRIEGFKPEIGIVLGTGLGKLVEDIDIKYELMYSNIPNFPISTVEFHAGKLIFGTLNGKNVVAMQGRLHYYEGYSMQQITFPVRVMKFLGVERLLISNACGCLNPDYRKGDLMIIDDHINLLPDNPLRGHNYDTLGSRFPDMSAPYDKAMIKKAEEIAAANNIVAHTGVYVSVPGPNLETRAEYRYLRIIGGDVVGMSTVPEIIVANHMQVPVFAISVITDEGFPDALGKVSLDEIVKVAQEAEPKMTLILKELISSF; the protein is encoded by the coding sequence ATGTTGGATAAGTTACGTACTACCGTTGAGCATATTGAAAAACGTATTGAAGGCTTTAAACCTGAAATCGGAATTGTTTTAGGAACCGGATTAGGCAAGCTGGTTGAGGATATCGACATTAAATATGAGTTGATGTACTCCAATATCCCTAATTTCCCCATTTCAACAGTTGAGTTTCATGCCGGTAAACTGATATTTGGAACCTTAAATGGTAAAAATGTGGTTGCCATGCAGGGCAGGCTGCATTATTATGAAGGTTATTCGATGCAACAAATCACTTTTCCGGTGCGGGTAATGAAGTTCCTGGGGGTTGAGCGTTTGTTGATTTCCAATGCTTGCGGATGCTTGAACCCTGATTACAGAAAGGGTGATTTGATGATTATCGACGATCATATCAACCTTTTGCCTGATAACCCCTTGCGAGGGCATAACTACGATACGCTGGGGTCTCGTTTTCCTGATATGTCTGCCCCATATGATAAAGCAATGATAAAAAAGGCGGAGGAGATTGCCGCTGCCAATAATATTGTAGCTCATACCGGAGTTTATGTGAGCGTTCCTGGGCCAAACCTGGAAACGCGTGCCGAATACCGTTACCTTCGTATAATCGGGGGAGATGTTGTTGGTATGTCAACAGTACCTGAAATTATTGTTGCCAATCATATGCAGGTGCCGGTTTTTGCTATTTCGGTTATTACAGATGAAGGTTTCCCTGATGCATTGGGTAAAGTTTCGTTAGACGAAATCGTAAAAGTAGCCCAGGAGGCAGAACCTAAAATGACCTTAATTTTAAAAGAGCTGATATCATCATTTTAA
- a CDS encoding asparagine synthetase B — protein sequence MKKSLLTLLFVFWGYCSIASSILIPMDENQKNHLKAYGVAYWILSKQITVDWLLNYRGGSFLVENSQQIQNECRIRGVSFELLPDLQVSSILKEIADPESNTDVVKLEKMPKIAVYSPKNKLPWDDAVTLVLTYAEIPYTTLYDEDVLKGELPKYDWLHMHHEDFTGQYGRFYAQFRMMAWYQQDVALQEKTAQALGFKKVSEMKLAVAKTIRDFTTGGGFLFSMCSGTDSFDIALAAEGIDICESMFDGDPADPAANNKLDFSKTFAFKNFRVDMNPYNYEFADIDVPPLRTTDEANDLFTLFEFSAKWDVVPTMLTQNHTRIIKGFMGQTTAFRKQVIKPEVLIMGENKGLNEARYIHGEYGQGTWTFYGGHDPEDYRHQVGDPPTDLNLYPNSPGYRLILNNVLFPAAKKKKQKT from the coding sequence ATGAAGAAGTCATTGCTAACCTTGCTGTTTGTTTTTTGGGGCTATTGCTCAATAGCCTCATCCATATTAATTCCGATGGATGAAAACCAAAAGAACCATTTAAAAGCATACGGCGTTGCCTACTGGATACTCAGCAAGCAAATTACCGTAGACTGGCTGCTTAATTACCGAGGCGGCAGTTTCCTGGTGGAGAACAGTCAGCAAATTCAAAATGAATGCAGGATTAGAGGAGTTTCTTTTGAGTTATTGCCAGATTTGCAGGTGTCTTCTATTTTAAAGGAAATAGCAGATCCTGAATCCAATACTGATGTAGTAAAGCTGGAGAAAATGCCCAAAATTGCCGTCTATTCTCCCAAAAACAAATTACCCTGGGACGATGCTGTAACCTTGGTGCTTACCTATGCAGAAATTCCGTATACAACACTTTACGATGAGGATGTTTTAAAAGGAGAACTTCCTAAATACGATTGGTTACACATGCACCACGAAGACTTCACCGGGCAGTATGGTCGTTTTTATGCCCAGTTCAGAATGATGGCATGGTACCAGCAGGATGTAGCCCTTCAGGAAAAGACGGCACAAGCCCTAGGCTTTAAAAAAGTGTCGGAGATGAAACTGGCTGTCGCCAAGACCATCCGTGATTTTACCACCGGTGGAGGGTTCCTGTTTTCCATGTGCTCCGGAACCGACAGTTTCGATATTGCACTAGCGGCCGAGGGTATCGACATTTGCGAGTCGATGTTTGACGGAGACCCTGCCGACCCTGCAGCGAACAATAAACTTGATTTCAGCAAAACTTTTGCTTTTAAAAATTTCAGGGTTGATATGAACCCATACAATTATGAATTCGCTGACATTGACGTGCCTCCTCTGCGAACAACCGACGAAGCAAATGATTTATTTACCTTGTTTGAGTTCTCGGCAAAATGGGATGTGGTACCAACCATGTTAACTCAAAACCATACCCGAATCATTAAAGGGTTTATGGGGCAAACTACAGCATTCCGAAAGCAAGTGATTAAACCGGAGGTACTGATTATGGGAGAAAACAAAGGATTAAATGAAGCGAGATACATTCACGGCGAATATGGTCAAGGAACCTGGACGTTCTATGGAGGACATGACCCTGAAGATTATCGTCATCAGGTAGGCGATCCCCCCACCGATTTGAATCTTTACCCAAACTCTCCCGGATATCGTTTAATCTTAAATAACGTACTATTCCCGGCAGCGAAAAAGAAAAAACAGAAAACCTGA